In Salmonella enterica subsp. enterica serovar Typhimurium str. LT2, a single window of DNA contains:
- the yciK gene encoding putative oxoacyl-(acyl carrier protein) reductase (similar to E. coli putative oxidoreductase (AAC74353.1); Blastp hit to AAC74353.1 (252 aa), 88% identity in aa 1 - 252), whose product MHYQPKQDLLQNRIILVTGASDGIGREAALTYARYGATVILLGRNEEKLRRVAQHIADEQHVQPQWFTLDLLTCTAEECRQVADRIAAHYPRLDGVLHNAGLLGEIGPMSEQDPQIWQDVMQVNVNATFMLTQALLPLLLKSDAGSLVFTSSSVGRQGRANWGAYATSKFATEGMMQVLADEYQNRSLRVNCINPGGTRTSMRASAFPTEDPQKLKTPADIMPLYLWLMGDDSRRKTGMTFDAQPGRKPGIAQ is encoded by the coding sequence ATGCATTACCAACCGAAACAAGATCTATTGCAAAACCGCATTATTCTGGTCACTGGCGCCAGCGATGGCATTGGGCGGGAAGCCGCGCTCACGTATGCGCGTTACGGCGCAACGGTGATTCTGCTGGGACGCAACGAAGAGAAACTGCGTCGGGTCGCGCAGCACATTGCTGACGAGCAACATGTTCAACCACAGTGGTTTACGCTCGATCTGCTGACCTGCACCGCTGAAGAGTGCCGGCAAGTGGCCGACCGCATCGCCGCGCACTATCCCCGCCTGGATGGCGTCCTGCACAATGCCGGGTTACTGGGGGAAATCGGCCCAATGAGCGAACAAGATCCGCAGATCTGGCAGGATGTCATGCAGGTAAACGTTAACGCCACCTTTATGCTCACCCAGGCGCTGTTACCGTTATTATTGAAGTCCGATGCCGGCTCGCTGGTCTTTACGTCATCAAGCGTTGGCCGTCAGGGACGCGCCAACTGGGGCGCCTATGCCACCTCGAAGTTTGCTACTGAAGGAATGATGCAGGTGCTGGCGGACGAATACCAGAACCGTTCTCTGCGTGTTAACTGCATTAACCCGGGCGGCACGCGCACCAGTATGCGCGCCAGCGCCTTTCCGACGGAAGATCCACAGAAATTAAAAACGCCTGCCGATATTATGCCGCTTTACCTGTGGCTTATGGGCGACGACAGTCGCCGTAAAACCGGTATGACCTTTGACGCCCAACCGGGCCGTAAACCAGGAATCGCCCAATGA
- the cysB gene encoding transcriptional regulator for cysteine regulon (LysR family; cys regulon transcriptional activator. (SW:CYSB_SALTY)), translating to MKLQQLRYIVEVVNHNLNVSSTAEGLYTSQPGISKQVRMLEDELGIQIFARSGKHLTQVTPAGQEIIRIAREVLSKVDAIKSVAGEHTWPDKGSLYIATTHTQARYALPGVIKGFIERYPRVSLHMHQGSPTQIAEAVSKGNADFAIATEALHLYDDLVMLPCYHWNRSIVVTPDHPLAATSSVTIEALAQYPLVTYTFGFTGRSELDTAFNRAGLTPRIVFTATDADVIKTYVRLGLGVGVIASMAVDPLADPDLVRIDAHDIFSHSTTKIGFRRSTFLRSYMYDFIQRFAPHLTRDVVDTAVALRSNEEIEAMFQDIKLPEK from the coding sequence ATGAAATTGCAGCAGCTTCGTTACATTGTTGAAGTGGTTAATCATAACCTTAACGTCTCCTCTACCGCTGAGGGGTTGTATACTTCCCAGCCGGGGATCAGCAAGCAGGTTCGGATGCTGGAAGATGAGCTTGGCATCCAGATTTTCGCCCGCAGTGGTAAGCATCTGACTCAGGTGACGCCCGCAGGTCAGGAGATTATTCGTATTGCGCGTGAGGTGCTTTCCAAAGTCGATGCCATTAAGTCGGTCGCCGGCGAGCACACCTGGCCGGATAAAGGCTCGCTCTATATTGCCACTACCCATACTCAGGCGCGTTATGCATTGCCAGGCGTGATTAAAGGCTTCATCGAGCGTTACCCGCGCGTTTCGCTGCATATGCACCAGGGGTCGCCAACGCAGATTGCGGAAGCGGTATCGAAAGGGAACGCCGATTTCGCGATTGCCACGGAAGCGCTGCATTTATATGACGATCTGGTGATGTTGCCATGCTATCACTGGAACCGTTCGATAGTGGTGACGCCGGATCATCCATTGGCGGCAACGTCTTCCGTAACGATCGAAGCGCTGGCGCAGTATCCGCTGGTGACGTATACCTTCGGCTTTACCGGGCGTTCCGAACTGGATACCGCTTTTAATCGCGCAGGATTAACGCCGCGGATCGTCTTTACTGCAACCGATGCGGATGTGATTAAAACGTATGTCAGGTTGGGACTGGGCGTTGGCGTCATTGCCAGCATGGCGGTCGATCCGCTTGCCGATCCTGATTTAGTGCGGATTGACGCGCACGATATTTTTAGCCACAGCACCACAAAAATTGGTTTTCGCCGTAGTACTTTTTTACGCAGCTATATGTATGATTTTATCCAGCGTTTTGCGCCACATCTGACGCGTGATGTGGTGGATACGGCGGTGGCGTTGCGTTCTAATGAAGAAATTGAAGCGATGTTTCAGGATATAAAGCTGCCTGAAAAGTAA
- the ribA gene encoding GTP cyclohydrolase II (similar to E. coli GTP cyclohydrolase II (AAC74359.1); Blastp hit to AAC74359.1 (196 aa), 95% identity in aa 1 - 196), translating into MQLKRVAEAKLPTPLGDFLMVGFEELATGHDHAALVFGDISGKTPVLARVHSECLTGDALFSLRCDCGFQLEAALTHIAEEGRGILIYHRQEGRNIGLLNKIRAYALQDQGYDTVEANHQLGFAADERDFTLCADMFKLLGVDEVRLLTNNPKKVEILTEAGINIVERVPLIVGRNPNNEHYLDTKAAKMGHLLSK; encoded by the coding sequence ATGCAGCTTAAACGTGTGGCAGAAGCCAAACTGCCAACCCCATTGGGTGACTTTCTGATGGTGGGATTTGAAGAACTGGCAACCGGACACGACCATGCCGCGCTGGTTTTTGGCGATATTTCAGGTAAAACGCCGGTACTGGCTCGCGTTCATTCCGAATGTCTTACCGGGGACGCGCTTTTTAGTCTGCGCTGTGATTGTGGTTTTCAACTGGAAGCCGCGCTGACGCATATTGCGGAAGAAGGACGCGGTATTCTGATTTACCACCGTCAGGAAGGCCGCAATATCGGCCTGCTTAATAAAATTCGCGCTTATGCGTTACAGGATCAAGGCTATGACACGGTGGAGGCCAATCATCAGCTCGGCTTTGCCGCCGATGAGCGTGATTTCACCCTTTGCGCGGATATGTTCAAATTACTCGGCGTGGATGAAGTTCGCCTGCTGACCAATAATCCGAAGAAAGTCGAAATACTGACCGAGGCGGGAATTAATATCGTGGAACGCGTTCCGCTCATTGTGGGTCGTAATCCAAATAATGAGCATTATCTCGATACTAAAGCGGCCAAAATGGGCCACCTACTAAGTAAGTAA
- the acnA gene encoding aconitate hydratase 1 (similar to E. coli aconitate hydrase 1 (AAC74358.1); Blastp hit to AAC74358.1 (891 aa), 92% identity in aa 1 - 890), translating to MSSTLREASKDTLQAKDKTYHYYSLPLAAKSLGDIARLPKSLKVLLENLLRWQDGESVTDEDIQALAGWLKNAHADREIAWRPARVLMQDFTGVPAVVDLAAMREAVKRLGGDTSKVNPLSPVDLVIDHSVTVDHFGDDDAFEENVRLEMERNHERYMFLKWGKQAFSRFSVVPPGTGICHQVNLEYLGKAVWSELQDGEWIAYPDSLVGTDSHTTMINGLGVLGWGVGGIEAEAAMLGQPVSMLIPDVVGFKLTGKLREGITATDLVLTVTQMLRKHGVVGKFVEFYGDGLDSLPLADRATIANMSPEYGATCGFFPIDAITLEYMRLSGRSDDLVELVETYAKAQGMWRNPGDEPVFTSTLELDMGDVEASLAGPKRPQDRVALGDVPKAFAASAELELNTAQRDRQPVDYTMNGQPYQLPDGAVVIAAITSCTNTSNPSVLMAAGLLAKKAVTLGLKRQPWVKASLAPGSKVVSDYLAQAKLTPYLDELGFNLVGYGCTTCIGNSGPLPEPIETAIKKGDLTVGAVLSGNRNFEGRIHPLVKTNWLASPPLVVAYALAGNMNINLATDPLGYDRKGDPVYLKDIWPSAQEIARAVELVSSDMFRKEYAEVFEGTEEWKSIQVESSDTYGWQSDSTYIRLSPFFDEMQAQPAPVKDIHGARILAMLGDSVTTDHISPAGSIKPDSPAGRYLQNHGVERKDFNSYGSRRGNHEVMMRGTFANIRIRNEMLPGVEGGMTRHLPGTEAMSIYDAAMLYQQEKTPLAVIAGKEYGSGSSRDWAAKGPRLLGIRVVIAESFERIHRSNLIGMGILPLEFPQGVTRKTLGLTGEEVIDIADLQNLRPGATIPVTLTRSDGSKETVPCRCRIDTATELTYYQNDGILHYVIRNMLN from the coding sequence ATGTCGTCAACCCTACGAGAAGCCAGTAAGGATACATTGCAGGCCAAAGATAAAACGTATCATTACTACAGTCTGCCGCTGGCTGCCAAATCCCTGGGCGATATCGCCCGTTTGCCCAAATCACTTAAAGTGTTACTGGAAAACCTGTTGCGCTGGCAGGACGGCGAATCTGTGACTGATGAAGATATTCAGGCGCTGGCCGGTTGGCTTAAAAATGCCCATGCCGATCGTGAAATTGCCTGGCGGCCCGCCCGTGTCCTGATGCAGGACTTTACCGGCGTGCCTGCCGTTGTCGACCTGGCAGCGATGCGTGAAGCCGTTAAACGCCTCGGCGGCGATACGTCGAAAGTGAACCCGTTATCGCCGGTTGATCTGGTTATTGACCACTCTGTGACGGTCGATCATTTCGGCGATGATGATGCGTTTGAAGAAAACGTGCGGCTGGAAATGGAACGTAACCATGAGCGTTATATGTTCCTGAAATGGGGAAAGCAGGCATTCAGCCGTTTCAGCGTGGTGCCGCCCGGCACCGGCATTTGCCATCAGGTTAACCTGGAATACCTGGGTAAAGCCGTCTGGAGCGAATTACAGGACGGGGAGTGGATTGCTTACCCGGACTCGCTGGTGGGGACTGACTCCCATACGACCATGATTAATGGTCTGGGCGTATTGGGGTGGGGTGTGGGTGGTATTGAAGCGGAAGCGGCGATGCTTGGTCAGCCCGTGTCGATGCTTATCCCGGATGTCGTCGGCTTTAAGTTAACCGGTAAGCTTCGGGAGGGGATCACCGCCACTGACCTGGTGCTCACCGTCACGCAAATGCTGCGTAAGCATGGCGTCGTGGGTAAATTTGTTGAATTTTATGGTGACGGTCTGGATTCGCTGCCGTTGGCGGATCGCGCGACTATCGCTAATATGTCGCCGGAATATGGCGCCACCTGTGGTTTCTTCCCCATTGACGCCATCACCCTGGAATATATGCGATTAAGCGGACGTAGCGACGATCTGGTCGAGCTGGTTGAAACCTACGCGAAGGCGCAGGGAATGTGGCGTAATCCCGGTGACGAACCGGTATTTACCAGTACGCTGGAACTGGATATGGGCGATGTCGAGGCCAGCCTGGCCGGGCCGAAACGCCCGCAGGATCGCGTGGCGTTAGGCGATGTGCCGAAAGCCTTTGCCGCCAGCGCCGAGCTGGAGCTGAATACCGCGCAAAGAGATCGCCAGCCGGTTGACTATACGATGAACGGACAGCCATATCAGCTTCCGGATGGCGCTGTCGTCATTGCCGCCATCACCTCCTGTACGAATACCTCGAACCCCAGCGTGCTGATGGCGGCGGGATTACTGGCGAAAAAGGCAGTAACGCTGGGGTTGAAGCGTCAACCGTGGGTCAAGGCTTCTCTGGCGCCGGGGTCAAAAGTGGTATCTGACTATCTGGCGCAGGCCAAACTTACGCCTTATCTGGATGAGCTCGGTTTTAACCTGGTCGGTTATGGCTGTACGACCTGTATCGGGAACTCCGGTCCGTTGCCGGAGCCTATTGAGACCGCGATTAAAAAAGGCGATCTGACGGTAGGGGCCGTGCTTTCCGGTAACCGAAATTTTGAAGGGCGTATCCATCCGCTGGTGAAAACGAACTGGCTGGCGTCGCCGCCGCTGGTGGTCGCGTATGCGCTGGCCGGAAACATGAATATTAACCTCGCGACAGACCCGCTGGGGTACGATCGTAAAGGCGATCCGGTATACCTGAAGGATATCTGGCCTTCGGCGCAGGAAATTGCCCGCGCCGTTGAACTGGTATCATCAGATATGTTCCGTAAAGAGTATGCGGAAGTGTTTGAGGGCACGGAAGAATGGAAATCGATTCAGGTTGAATCGTCCGATACCTACGGCTGGCAGTCGGATTCAACCTATATTCGCCTGTCGCCTTTCTTTGATGAAATGCAGGCCCAGCCTGCGCCAGTCAAAGATATCCACGGCGCGCGTATCCTGGCGATGCTGGGCGATTCGGTGACGACCGACCATATTTCCCCGGCCGGCAGTATCAAGCCGGACAGTCCCGCCGGACGCTATCTGCAAAACCACGGCGTTGAGCGGAAGGATTTTAACTCCTATGGATCACGGCGCGGCAACCATGAAGTGATGATGCGCGGTACGTTCGCCAATATTCGTATTCGCAACGAAATGCTGCCCGGCGTCGAAGGTGGCATGACGCGGCATTTACCGGGTACGGAAGCGATGTCGATTTATGATGCTGCGATGCTCTACCAGCAGGAAAAAACGCCGCTGGCGGTAATTGCCGGGAAAGAGTATGGGTCGGGATCGAGCCGTGACTGGGCGGCAAAAGGTCCGCGGCTGTTAGGTATCCGCGTGGTGATCGCCGAGTCGTTCGAACGTATCCACCGCTCAAACCTGATTGGGATGGGGATCCTGCCGCTGGAGTTTCCACAGGGCGTAACGCGTAAAACGCTTGGACTGACCGGGGAAGAGGTGATTGATATCGCGGATCTGCAAAACCTGCGCCCTGGCGCGACCATTCCGGTGACGTTAACGAGATCGGACGGCAGCAAAGAAACGGTGCCTTGCCGCTGTCGCATTGATACCGCCACCGAGCTGACTTACTACCAGAATGACGGCATCTTGCACTATGTCATTAGAAATATGCTGAACTAA
- the topA gene encoding DNA topoisomerase type I, omega protein (similar to E. coli DNA topoisomerase type I, omega protein (AAC74356.1); Blastp hit to AAC74356.1 (865 aa), 96% identity in aa 1 - 865): MGKALVIVESPAKAKTINKYLGNDYVVKSSVGHIRDLPTSGSAAKKSADSTSTKTAKKPKKDERGALVNRMGVDPWHNWDAHYEVLPGKEKVVSELKQLAEKADHIYLATDLDREGEAIAWHLREVIGGDDARYSRVVFNEITKNAIRQAFEQPGELNINRVNAQQARRFMDRVVGYMVSPLLWKKIARGLSAGRVQSVAVRLVVEREREIKAFVPEEFWEIDANTTTPSGEALPLQVTHQNDKPFRPVNREQTLAAVSLLEKARYSVLEREDKPTSSKPGAPFITSTLQQAASTRLGFGVKKTMMMAQRLYEAGYITYMRTDSTNLSQDAVNMVRGYIGDNFGKKYLPDNPNQYASKENSQEAHEAIRPSDVAVMAESLKDMEADAQKLYQLIWRQFVACQMTPAQYDSTTLTVGAGEFRLKARGRILRFDGWTKVMPALRKGDEDRTLPAVNKGDALTLLELTPAQHFTKPPARFSEASLVKELEKRGIGRPSTYASIISTIQDRGYVRVENRRFYAEKMGEIVTDRLEENFRELMNYDFTAQMEDSLDQVANHQAEWKAVLDNFFSDFTQQLDKAEKDPEEGGMRPNQMVLTSIDCPTCGRKMGIRTASTGVFLGCSGYALSPKERCKTTINLVPENEVLNVLEGDDAETNALRAKRRCQKCGTAMDSYLIDPKRKLHVCGNNPTCDGYEIEEGEFRIKGYDGPIVECEKCGSEMHLKMGRFGKYMACTNDECKNTRKILRNGEVAPPKEDPVPLPELPCEKSDAYFVLRDGAAGIFLAANTFPKSRETRAPLVEELYRFRDRLPEKLRYLADAPQQDPEGNKTVVRFSRKTKQQYVAAEKDGKATGWSAFFVDGKWVEGKK; the protein is encoded by the coding sequence ATGGGTAAAGCTCTTGTCATCGTTGAGTCCCCGGCAAAAGCCAAAACGATCAACAAGTATCTGGGTAATGACTACGTGGTGAAATCCAGCGTGGGTCATATCCGTGATTTGCCGACCAGTGGCTCAGCAGCTAAAAAGAGCGCCGACTCTACCTCCACCAAAACGGCTAAAAAGCCCAAAAAGGATGAACGTGGCGCTCTCGTCAACCGTATGGGGGTTGACCCGTGGCACAACTGGGATGCGCACTATGAAGTGCTGCCCGGTAAAGAGAAGGTCGTCTCTGAACTGAAACAGTTGGCGGAAAAAGCCGACCACATCTATCTCGCAACCGACCTTGACCGCGAAGGGGAAGCCATTGCATGGCACCTGCGGGAAGTGATCGGCGGCGATGACGCGCGCTACAGTCGCGTAGTCTTTAACGAAATAACCAAAAATGCCATTCGCCAGGCGTTTGAACAGCCGGGCGAGCTGAACATTAACAGGGTCAACGCCCAGCAAGCGCGCCGCTTTATGGATCGCGTGGTAGGCTATATGGTCTCGCCGCTGCTGTGGAAAAAGATCGCCCGTGGTTTGTCGGCAGGTCGCGTTCAGTCTGTCGCGGTCCGTCTGGTCGTTGAACGCGAGCGCGAGATTAAAGCGTTTGTTCCGGAAGAGTTCTGGGAAATTGACGCTAATACGACGACGCCGTCTGGCGAGGCACTACCGCTACAGGTGACGCATCAGAACGACAAGCCATTCCGGCCGGTAAATCGCGAGCAGACGCTTGCCGCCGTCAGCTTGCTGGAAAAAGCGCGCTATAGCGTACTGGAGCGTGAAGACAAACCGACCAGCAGCAAACCTGGCGCGCCGTTTATCACCTCCACGCTACAACAGGCGGCCAGCACCCGGCTGGGCTTTGGCGTGAAGAAAACCATGATGATGGCGCAGCGTCTGTATGAGGCGGGCTACATCACCTATATGCGTACCGACTCCACCAACCTGAGTCAGGATGCGGTCAACATGGTGCGCGGTTATATTGGCGATAATTTCGGCAAGAAATACCTGCCGGATAACCCGAACCAGTACGCCAGCAAAGAAAACTCTCAGGAAGCGCACGAAGCGATCCGTCCTTCCGACGTTGCTGTCATGGCGGAGTCTCTGAAAGACATGGAGGCTGACGCGCAGAAGTTGTATCAGCTAATTTGGCGTCAGTTTGTCGCCTGTCAGATGACGCCAGCACAATATGACTCCACTACGCTTACCGTTGGCGCAGGCGAATTCCGTCTGAAAGCGCGTGGGCGTATTTTGCGCTTTGACGGCTGGACAAAAGTGATGCCGGCGCTGCGTAAAGGCGATGAAGATCGCACATTGCCTGCCGTGAATAAGGGCGATGCGCTGACGCTACTTGAATTGACGCCTGCTCAGCACTTTACTAAACCGCCAGCCCGTTTCAGCGAGGCTTCTCTGGTTAAAGAACTTGAGAAGCGTGGTATTGGTCGTCCGTCTACCTATGCGTCGATTATCTCGACCATTCAGGATCGCGGCTATGTTCGCGTTGAAAACCGTCGCTTCTATGCGGAAAAAATGGGTGAAATCGTCACCGACCGGCTGGAAGAAAACTTCCGCGAATTGATGAACTACGATTTTACCGCGCAGATGGAAGATAGTCTGGATCAGGTTGCGAATCACCAGGCCGAGTGGAAAGCGGTACTGGATAACTTCTTCAGCGATTTTACTCAGCAGCTCGATAAAGCCGAGAAAGATCCGGAAGAAGGGGGGATGCGTCCTAACCAGATGGTGCTGACCAGCATCGACTGTCCAACCTGTGGCCGTAAAATGGGAATTCGTACTGCCAGTACGGGGGTTTTCCTTGGTTGTTCAGGTTATGCGCTTTCGCCGAAAGAGCGTTGTAAAACGACCATTAACCTGGTGCCGGAAAATGAAGTTCTGAACGTGCTGGAAGGCGACGACGCCGAAACCAACGCCCTGCGCGCCAAGCGGCGCTGTCAGAAGTGCGGTACGGCGATGGACAGCTATCTGATCGATCCGAAGCGTAAATTGCATGTGTGTGGTAATAACCCGACCTGTGACGGCTACGAGATTGAAGAAGGCGAGTTTCGCATCAAAGGGTATGACGGCCCGATCGTTGAGTGTGAGAAATGTGGTTCCGAAATGCACCTGAAAATGGGGCGTTTTGGTAAGTACATGGCCTGTACTAACGACGAATGTAAAAATACCCGTAAGATCTTGCGTAACGGCGAAGTTGCGCCGCCGAAGGAAGATCCTGTTCCATTACCGGAACTGCCGTGTGAAAAATCGGACGCGTACTTTGTGCTGCGCGATGGCGCCGCAGGGATATTCCTGGCGGCCAATACGTTCCCGAAATCACGCGAAACTCGCGCGCCATTAGTCGAGGAGCTGTACCGGTTCCGCGATCGCCTGCCGGAAAAACTGCGTTATCTGGCGGATGCGCCGCAGCAGGACCCGGAAGGTAATAAAACCGTTGTTCGCTTTAGCCGCAAAACAAAACAGCAGTACGTTGCGGCGGAAAAAGACGGGAAGGCGACGGGATGGTCAGCGTTCTTCGTCGACGGCAAGTGGGTTGAAGGCAAGAAATAA
- the btuR gene encoding cob(I)alamin and cobinamide adenolsyltransferase (cob(I)alamin adenosyltransferase. (SW:BTUR_SALTY)), with protein MSDERYQQRQQKVKDRVDARVAQAQEERGIIIVFTGNGKGKTTAAFGTAARAVGHGKNVGVVQFIKGTWPNGERNLLEPHGVEFQVMATGFTWETQNREADTAACMAVWQHGKRMLADPLLDMVVLDELTYMVAYDYLPLEEVISALNARPGHQTVIITGRGCHRDILDLADTVSELRPVKHAFDAGVKAQMGIDY; from the coding sequence ATGAGTGATGAACGTTATCAGCAGCGCCAGCAGAAGGTAAAAGATCGGGTTGACGCCCGTGTCGCCCAGGCACAGGAAGAGCGCGGTATTATTATCGTGTTTACTGGCAATGGTAAGGGCAAAACCACGGCGGCTTTCGGAACTGCCGCCCGCGCCGTAGGACACGGTAAAAACGTAGGCGTGGTGCAATTTATTAAGGGCACCTGGCCCAACGGCGAGCGTAATCTGCTGGAACCGCATGGCGTCGAATTTCAGGTGATGGCAACGGGATTTACCTGGGAGACGCAAAATCGCGAGGCAGACACCGCAGCATGTATGGCCGTTTGGCAGCATGGGAAACGGATGCTGGCCGATCCGCTGCTTGATATGGTAGTACTGGATGAGCTGACCTATATGGTGGCGTATGACTATTTACCGCTGGAAGAGGTCATAAGCGCGCTAAACGCGCGCCCTGGTCACCAGACGGTGATTATTACAGGTCGCGGCTGTCACCGGGATATTCTTGATCTTGCGGATACCGTCAGCGAACTGCGTCCGGTTAAACATGCTTTTGACGCGGGCGTAAAAGCCCAGATGGGAATTGATTATTAA
- the sohB gene encoding putative peptidase (similar to E. coli putative protease (AAC74354.1); Blastp hit to AAC74354.1 (349 aa), 87% identity in aa 1 - 349) — MELLSEYGLFLAKIVTVVVAIAVIVLLIVNATQRKRQRGELRVTNLSEQYQEMKDDLAAALMDGHQQKLWHKAQKKKHKQEAKAAKAKAKLGDIATSDKPRVWVIDFKGSMDAHEVNALREEVTAVLAVAKPGDRAVVRLESPGGVVHGYGLAASQLQRLRDKNIPLTVTVDKVAASGGYMMACVAEKIIAAPFAIVGSIGVVAQIPNFNRFLKSKDIDIELHTAGQYKRTLTLLGENTEEGRQKFREDLNETHHLFKEFVQRMRPALDIEQVATGEHWYGQQALEKGLVDEINTSDEVILGLMEGREVLNVRYMQRKKLIDRVTGSAAESADRLLLRWWQRGQKPLM; from the coding sequence GTGGAATTGTTGTCTGAATATGGCTTATTTTTGGCAAAAATCGTCACCGTTGTGGTGGCCATTGCCGTCATTGTGCTGCTGATCGTGAATGCTACGCAACGCAAACGTCAGCGCGGCGAGCTGCGCGTGACCAATTTGAGTGAGCAGTATCAGGAGATGAAGGATGACCTTGCTGCGGCGTTGATGGATGGCCATCAGCAAAAACTGTGGCATAAAGCGCAGAAAAAAAAGCATAAGCAGGAGGCGAAAGCCGCCAAAGCGAAAGCGAAGCTGGGGGACATTGCGACATCGGACAAACCGCGCGTATGGGTGATAGATTTCAAAGGCAGTATGGACGCTCACGAAGTTAATGCGTTACGCGAAGAGGTCACGGCGGTGCTGGCAGTGGCGAAACCCGGCGATCGGGCGGTTGTGCGTCTGGAAAGCCCCGGTGGCGTTGTGCACGGCTATGGCCTGGCGGCATCGCAATTGCAGCGCCTGCGCGATAAAAATATTCCGCTGACCGTGACGGTGGATAAAGTCGCGGCAAGCGGAGGCTATATGATGGCCTGCGTGGCGGAAAAAATTATCGCGGCGCCGTTTGCTATTGTGGGGTCAATTGGTGTTGTCGCGCAAATCCCGAACTTTAACCGCTTTCTCAAAAGTAAAGACATTGATATTGAACTGCATACCGCAGGGCAGTACAAACGTACCCTGACTTTGTTAGGCGAGAATACGGAAGAAGGGCGGCAGAAGTTTCGTGAAGATCTCAACGAAACGCACCATCTGTTCAAAGAGTTTGTGCAGCGGATGCGTCCGGCTCTGGACATTGAACAGGTCGCCACGGGCGAACACTGGTACGGTCAGCAGGCGCTGGAGAAGGGACTGGTTGATGAGATTAACACCAGCGATGAGGTTATCCTCGGCCTGATGGAAGGGCGCGAGGTGCTGAATGTGCGCTATATGCAGCGTAAAAAACTGATCGATCGTGTTACCGGCAGCGCGGCGGAAAGCGCGGATCGGCTGCTGCTGCGCTGGTGGCAGCGTGGACAAAAGCCGTTGATGTAA
- the yciN gene encoding putative cytoplasmic protein (similar to E. coli orf, hypothetical protein (AAC74355.1); Blastp hit to AAC74355.1 (83 aa), 92% identity in aa 1 - 83): MHKETQPIDRETLLLEANKIIREHEDTMAGIVATGVTQRNGVLVFSGDYFLDEQGLPTPKSTAVFNMFKHLAHVLSEKYHLVD, translated from the coding sequence ATGCATAAAGAGACGCAACCTATCGATCGCGAAACACTGTTGCTTGAAGCCAACAAAATTATTCGGGAACATGAAGACACGATGGCAGGTATTGTCGCCACCGGCGTAACGCAGAGAAATGGCGTGCTGGTTTTCAGCGGCGATTACTTTTTAGACGAGCAAGGGTTACCGACCCCTAAAAGCACCGCGGTGTTTAACATGTTTAAACACCTGGCGCATGTGCTGTCTGAGAAGTATCACCTGGTTGATTAA